One part of the Ailuropoda melanoleuca isolate Jingjing chromosome 6, ASM200744v2, whole genome shotgun sequence genome encodes these proteins:
- the ALDH18A1 gene encoding delta-1-pyrroline-5-carboxylate synthase isoform X5 → MLSQVYCSRFQPFRQRLLPWVQFSALSRSHRIQASAIRHVRSWSNIPFITVPLSRAHGKSFAHRSELKHAKRIVVKLGSAVVTRGDECGLALGRLASIVEQVSVLQNQGREMMLVTSGAVAFGKQRLRHEILLSQSVRQALHSGQNQLKEMAIPVLEARACAAAGQSGLMALYEAMFTQYSICAAQILVTNLDFHDEQKRRNLNGTLHELLRMNIVPIVNTNDAVVPPAEPNSDLQGVISVKDNDSLAARLAVEMKTDLLIVLSDVEGLFDSPPGSDDAKLIDIFYPGDQQSVTFGTKSRVGMGGMEAKVKAALWALQGGTSVVIANGTHPKVSGHVITDIVEGKKVGTFFSEVKPAGPTVEQQGEMARSGGRMLATLEPEQRAEIIHHLADLLTDQRDEILLANKKDLEEAEGRLAAPLLKRLSLSTSKLNSLAIGLRQIAASSQDSVGRVLRRTRIAKNLELEQVTVPIGVLLVIFESRPDCLPQVAALAIASGNGLLLKGGKEATHSNRILHLLAQEALSIHGVKEAIQLVNTREEVEDLCRLDKMIDLIIPRGSSQLVRDIQKAAKGIPVMGHSEGICHMYVDSEASVDKVTRLVRDSKCEYPAACNALETLLIHRDLLRTPLFDQIIDMLRVEQVKIHAGPKFASYLTFSPSEVKSLRTEYGDLELCIEVVDSVQEAIDHIHKYGSSHTDVIITENEKTAEFFLQHVDSACVFWNASTRFSDGYRFGLGAEVGISTSRIHARGPVGLEGLLTTKWLLRGQDHVVSDFSEHGSLKYLHENLPVPQRNTN, encoded by the exons ATGTTGAGTCAAGTCTACTGCTCCAGGTTCCAGCCCTTCCGCCAGCGTCTCCTGCCCTGGGTCCAATTCTCAGCCCTCTCCAGATCTC ATCGTATCCAGGCTTCAGCCATCAGACATGTTCGTTCTTGGAGCAATATCCCCTTTATCACTGTACCCCTCAGTCGTGCACACGGCAAGTCTTTCGCCCACCGCAGTGAGCTGAAGCATGCCAAGAGAATCGTGGTGAAGCTCGGAAGTGCTGTAGTAACGCGTGGGGATGAGTGTGGCCttgccctggggcgcctggcatCTATTGTTGAGCAG GTGTCAGTGCTACAGAACCAAGGCCGAGAGATGATGCTGGTGACCAGTGGAGCTGTAGCCTTTGGCAAGCAACGCTTGCGCCATGAGATCCTTCTGTCTCAGAGCGTCCGGCAGGCCCTGCACTCGGGTCAGAACCAGCTGAAAGAGATG GCAATTCCAGTCTTAGAAGCACGAGCCTGCGCAGCCGCCGGACAGAGTGGACTGATGGCCTTGTATGAGGCCATGTTTACCCAGTACAGCATCTGTGCTGCCCAG ATCTTGGTGACCAACTTGGATTTCCACGATGAGCAGAAGCGCCGGAACCTTAATGGGACACTGCATGAACTCCTCCGAATGAACATCGTCCCCATTGTCAACACAAATGATGCTGTCGTACCCCCAGCTGAGCCCAATAGTGATCTCCAGGGG GTTATTAGTGTTAAAGATAATGATAGCCTGGCTGCGCGTCTGGCCGTGGAAATGAAAACTGACCTCCTGATTGTTCTTTCAGATGTAGAAG GTCTCTTTGACAGTCCCCCAGGGTCAGATGATGCAAAGCTCATTGATATATTTTATCCTGGAGATCAGCAGTCTGTGACTTTTGGAACCAAGTCAAGAGTGGGAATGGGTGGCATGGAAGCCAAG GTGAAAGCGGCCCTCTGGGCTTTGCAAGGTGGCACTTCTGTGGTTATTGCCAACGGAACCCACCCAAAGGTGTCTGGGCATGTCATCACAGACATCGTGGAGGGAAAGAAAGTTGGCACCTTCTTTTCCGAAGTAAAGCCTGCAG GTCCTACCGTTGAGCAGCAGGGAGAAATGGCTCGATCAGGAGGAAGGATGTTGGCCACTTTGGAACCTGAGCAG AGAGCAGAGATTATCCATCATCTGGCTGATCTATTGACAGACCAACGTGATGAGATCCTGTTAGCCAACAAAAAAGActtggaggaggcagagg GAAGACTCGCAGCTCCCCTGCTGAAACGCCTGAGCCTCTCCACATCCAAATTGAATAGCCTGGCCATTGGTCTGCGACAAATTGCAGCCTCCTCACAGGATAGCGTGGGGCGTGTTTTGCGCCGAACACGAATTGCCAAAAATTTGGAACTAGAACAAGTGACTGTCCCAATTGGAGTCCTGCTGGTCATCTTTGAGTCCCGCCCTGACTGTCTGCCCCAG GTGGCAGCCTTGGCTATTGCGAGTGGTAATGGCTTGTTACtcaaaggagggaaggaggccaCACACAGCAATCGGATTCTTCACCTTTTGGCCCAAGAGGCCCTCTCAATCCATGGAGTCAAAGAGGCCATACAGCTG GTGAATACCAGAGAAGAAGTGGAAGATCTTTGTCGCCTGGACAAAATGATAGATCTGATCATTCCACGGGGCTCTTCCCAGCTGGTCAGAGATATCCAGAAAGCTGCTAAGGGAATCCCGGTGATGGGGCACAGTGAGGGGATCTGCCACATGTATGTGGATTCAGAGGCCAGCGTCGATAAAGTCACCAGACTGG TCCGAGACTCTAAATGTGAATATCCAGCTGCCTGTAATGCTTTGGAGACTCTGTTAATCCACAGAGATCTGCTGAGAACACCGTTATTTGACCAGATCATTGACATGCTGAGAGTGGAACAG GTGAAAATTCACGCAGGCCCCAAGTTTGCCTCCTACCTGACCTTCAGCCCCTCTGAAGTAAAGTCCCTCCGAACGGAGTATGGGGACCTGGAATTGTGCATTGAAGTGGTGGACAGCGTCCAGGAGGCCATCGACCACATCCACAAGTATGGCAGCTCGCACACAGATGTCATCATCACAGAGAATG agaaaacagcagagtTCTTTCTCCAGCACGTAGATAGTGCCTGTGTGTTCTGGAATGCCAGCACTCGTTTCTCTGATGGCTACCGCTTTGGACTGG GAGCCGAAGTGGGCATCAGCACATCGAGGATCCACGCGCGGGGACCGGTAGGACTTGAGGGACTGCTCACTACTAAATGGCTGCTGCGAGGGCAGGACCACGTGGTCTCAGATTTCTCAGAGCATGGAAGTTTAAAATACCTTCACGagaacctccctgtgcctcagagAAACACCAACTGA
- the ALDH18A1 gene encoding delta-1-pyrroline-5-carboxylate synthase isoform X2 has protein sequence MLSQVYCSRFQPFRQRLLPWVQFSALSRSPADRIQASAIRHVRSWSNIPFITVPLSRAHGKSFAHRSELKHAKRIVVKLGSAVVTRGDECGLALGRLASIVEQVSVLQNQGREMMLVTSGAVAFGKQRLRHEILLSQSVRQALHSGQNQLKEMAIPVLEARACAAAGQSGLMALYEAMFTQYSICAAQILVTNLDFHDEQKRRNLNGTLHELLRMNIVPIVNTNDAVVPPAEPNSDLQGVNVISVKDNDSLAARLAVEMKTDLLIVLSDVEGLFDSPPGSDDAKLIDIFYPGDQQSVTFGTKSRVGMGGMEAKVKAALWALQGGTSVVIANGTHPKVSGHVITDIVEGKKVGTFFSEVKPAGPTVEQQGEMARSGGRMLATLEPEQRAEIIHHLADLLTDQRDEILLANKKDLEEAEGRLAAPLLKRLSLSTSKLNSLAIGLRQIAASSQDSVGRVLRRTRIAKNLELEQVTVPIGVLLVIFESRPDCLPQVAALAIASGNGLLLKGGKEATHSNRILHLLAQEALSIHGVKEAIQLVNTREEVEDLCRLDKMIDLIIPRGSSQLVRDIQKAAKGIPVMGHSEGICHMYVDSEASVDKVTRLVRDSKCEYPAACNALETLLIHRDLLRTPLFDQIIDMLRVEQVKIHAGPKFASYLTFSPSEVKSLRTEYGDLELCIEVVDSVQEAIDHIHKYGSSHTDVIITENEKTAEFFLQHVDSACVFWNASTRFSDGYRFGLGAEVGISTSRIHARGPVGLEGLLTTKWLLRGQDHVVSDFSEHGSLKYLHENLPVPQRNTN, from the exons ATGTTGAGTCAAGTCTACTGCTCCAGGTTCCAGCCCTTCCGCCAGCGTCTCCTGCCCTGGGTCCAATTCTCAGCCCTCTCCAGATCTC CTGCAGATCGTATCCAGGCTTCAGCCATCAGACATGTTCGTTCTTGGAGCAATATCCCCTTTATCACTGTACCCCTCAGTCGTGCACACGGCAAGTCTTTCGCCCACCGCAGTGAGCTGAAGCATGCCAAGAGAATCGTGGTGAAGCTCGGAAGTGCTGTAGTAACGCGTGGGGATGAGTGTGGCCttgccctggggcgcctggcatCTATTGTTGAGCAG GTGTCAGTGCTACAGAACCAAGGCCGAGAGATGATGCTGGTGACCAGTGGAGCTGTAGCCTTTGGCAAGCAACGCTTGCGCCATGAGATCCTTCTGTCTCAGAGCGTCCGGCAGGCCCTGCACTCGGGTCAGAACCAGCTGAAAGAGATG GCAATTCCAGTCTTAGAAGCACGAGCCTGCGCAGCCGCCGGACAGAGTGGACTGATGGCCTTGTATGAGGCCATGTTTACCCAGTACAGCATCTGTGCTGCCCAG ATCTTGGTGACCAACTTGGATTTCCACGATGAGCAGAAGCGCCGGAACCTTAATGGGACACTGCATGAACTCCTCCGAATGAACATCGTCCCCATTGTCAACACAAATGATGCTGTCGTACCCCCAGCTGAGCCCAATAGTGATCTCCAGGGGGTAAAT GTTATTAGTGTTAAAGATAATGATAGCCTGGCTGCGCGTCTGGCCGTGGAAATGAAAACTGACCTCCTGATTGTTCTTTCAGATGTAGAAG GTCTCTTTGACAGTCCCCCAGGGTCAGATGATGCAAAGCTCATTGATATATTTTATCCTGGAGATCAGCAGTCTGTGACTTTTGGAACCAAGTCAAGAGTGGGAATGGGTGGCATGGAAGCCAAG GTGAAAGCGGCCCTCTGGGCTTTGCAAGGTGGCACTTCTGTGGTTATTGCCAACGGAACCCACCCAAAGGTGTCTGGGCATGTCATCACAGACATCGTGGAGGGAAAGAAAGTTGGCACCTTCTTTTCCGAAGTAAAGCCTGCAG GTCCTACCGTTGAGCAGCAGGGAGAAATGGCTCGATCAGGAGGAAGGATGTTGGCCACTTTGGAACCTGAGCAG AGAGCAGAGATTATCCATCATCTGGCTGATCTATTGACAGACCAACGTGATGAGATCCTGTTAGCCAACAAAAAAGActtggaggaggcagagg GAAGACTCGCAGCTCCCCTGCTGAAACGCCTGAGCCTCTCCACATCCAAATTGAATAGCCTGGCCATTGGTCTGCGACAAATTGCAGCCTCCTCACAGGATAGCGTGGGGCGTGTTTTGCGCCGAACACGAATTGCCAAAAATTTGGAACTAGAACAAGTGACTGTCCCAATTGGAGTCCTGCTGGTCATCTTTGAGTCCCGCCCTGACTGTCTGCCCCAG GTGGCAGCCTTGGCTATTGCGAGTGGTAATGGCTTGTTACtcaaaggagggaaggaggccaCACACAGCAATCGGATTCTTCACCTTTTGGCCCAAGAGGCCCTCTCAATCCATGGAGTCAAAGAGGCCATACAGCTG GTGAATACCAGAGAAGAAGTGGAAGATCTTTGTCGCCTGGACAAAATGATAGATCTGATCATTCCACGGGGCTCTTCCCAGCTGGTCAGAGATATCCAGAAAGCTGCTAAGGGAATCCCGGTGATGGGGCACAGTGAGGGGATCTGCCACATGTATGTGGATTCAGAGGCCAGCGTCGATAAAGTCACCAGACTGG TCCGAGACTCTAAATGTGAATATCCAGCTGCCTGTAATGCTTTGGAGACTCTGTTAATCCACAGAGATCTGCTGAGAACACCGTTATTTGACCAGATCATTGACATGCTGAGAGTGGAACAG GTGAAAATTCACGCAGGCCCCAAGTTTGCCTCCTACCTGACCTTCAGCCCCTCTGAAGTAAAGTCCCTCCGAACGGAGTATGGGGACCTGGAATTGTGCATTGAAGTGGTGGACAGCGTCCAGGAGGCCATCGACCACATCCACAAGTATGGCAGCTCGCACACAGATGTCATCATCACAGAGAATG agaaaacagcagagtTCTTTCTCCAGCACGTAGATAGTGCCTGTGTGTTCTGGAATGCCAGCACTCGTTTCTCTGATGGCTACCGCTTTGGACTGG GAGCCGAAGTGGGCATCAGCACATCGAGGATCCACGCGCGGGGACCGGTAGGACTTGAGGGACTGCTCACTACTAAATGGCTGCTGCGAGGGCAGGACCACGTGGTCTCAGATTTCTCAGAGCATGGAAGTTTAAAATACCTTCACGagaacctccctgtgcctcagagAAACACCAACTGA
- the ALDH18A1 gene encoding delta-1-pyrroline-5-carboxylate synthase isoform X3, whose amino-acid sequence MLSQVYCSRFQPFRQRLLPWVQFSALSRSRAADRIQASAIRHVRSWSNIPFITVPLSRAHGKSFAHRSELKHAKRIVVKLGSAVVTRGDECGLALGRLASIVEQVSVLQNQGREMMLVTSGAVAFGKQRLRHEILLSQSVRQALHSGQNQLKEMAIPVLEARACAAAGQSGLMALYEAMFTQYSICAAQILVTNLDFHDEQKRRNLNGTLHELLRMNIVPIVNTNDAVVPPAEPNSDLQGVISVKDNDSLAARLAVEMKTDLLIVLSDVEGLFDSPPGSDDAKLIDIFYPGDQQSVTFGTKSRVGMGGMEAKVKAALWALQGGTSVVIANGTHPKVSGHVITDIVEGKKVGTFFSEVKPAGPTVEQQGEMARSGGRMLATLEPEQRAEIIHHLADLLTDQRDEILLANKKDLEEAEGRLAAPLLKRLSLSTSKLNSLAIGLRQIAASSQDSVGRVLRRTRIAKNLELEQVTVPIGVLLVIFESRPDCLPQVAALAIASGNGLLLKGGKEATHSNRILHLLAQEALSIHGVKEAIQLVNTREEVEDLCRLDKMIDLIIPRGSSQLVRDIQKAAKGIPVMGHSEGICHMYVDSEASVDKVTRLVRDSKCEYPAACNALETLLIHRDLLRTPLFDQIIDMLRVEQVKIHAGPKFASYLTFSPSEVKSLRTEYGDLELCIEVVDSVQEAIDHIHKYGSSHTDVIITENEKTAEFFLQHVDSACVFWNASTRFSDGYRFGLGAEVGISTSRIHARGPVGLEGLLTTKWLLRGQDHVVSDFSEHGSLKYLHENLPVPQRNTN is encoded by the exons ATGTTGAGTCAAGTCTACTGCTCCAGGTTCCAGCCCTTCCGCCAGCGTCTCCTGCCCTGGGTCCAATTCTCAGCCCTCTCCAGATCTC GAGCTGCAGATCGTATCCAGGCTTCAGCCATCAGACATGTTCGTTCTTGGAGCAATATCCCCTTTATCACTGTACCCCTCAGTCGTGCACACGGCAAGTCTTTCGCCCACCGCAGTGAGCTGAAGCATGCCAAGAGAATCGTGGTGAAGCTCGGAAGTGCTGTAGTAACGCGTGGGGATGAGTGTGGCCttgccctggggcgcctggcatCTATTGTTGAGCAG GTGTCAGTGCTACAGAACCAAGGCCGAGAGATGATGCTGGTGACCAGTGGAGCTGTAGCCTTTGGCAAGCAACGCTTGCGCCATGAGATCCTTCTGTCTCAGAGCGTCCGGCAGGCCCTGCACTCGGGTCAGAACCAGCTGAAAGAGATG GCAATTCCAGTCTTAGAAGCACGAGCCTGCGCAGCCGCCGGACAGAGTGGACTGATGGCCTTGTATGAGGCCATGTTTACCCAGTACAGCATCTGTGCTGCCCAG ATCTTGGTGACCAACTTGGATTTCCACGATGAGCAGAAGCGCCGGAACCTTAATGGGACACTGCATGAACTCCTCCGAATGAACATCGTCCCCATTGTCAACACAAATGATGCTGTCGTACCCCCAGCTGAGCCCAATAGTGATCTCCAGGGG GTTATTAGTGTTAAAGATAATGATAGCCTGGCTGCGCGTCTGGCCGTGGAAATGAAAACTGACCTCCTGATTGTTCTTTCAGATGTAGAAG GTCTCTTTGACAGTCCCCCAGGGTCAGATGATGCAAAGCTCATTGATATATTTTATCCTGGAGATCAGCAGTCTGTGACTTTTGGAACCAAGTCAAGAGTGGGAATGGGTGGCATGGAAGCCAAG GTGAAAGCGGCCCTCTGGGCTTTGCAAGGTGGCACTTCTGTGGTTATTGCCAACGGAACCCACCCAAAGGTGTCTGGGCATGTCATCACAGACATCGTGGAGGGAAAGAAAGTTGGCACCTTCTTTTCCGAAGTAAAGCCTGCAG GTCCTACCGTTGAGCAGCAGGGAGAAATGGCTCGATCAGGAGGAAGGATGTTGGCCACTTTGGAACCTGAGCAG AGAGCAGAGATTATCCATCATCTGGCTGATCTATTGACAGACCAACGTGATGAGATCCTGTTAGCCAACAAAAAAGActtggaggaggcagagg GAAGACTCGCAGCTCCCCTGCTGAAACGCCTGAGCCTCTCCACATCCAAATTGAATAGCCTGGCCATTGGTCTGCGACAAATTGCAGCCTCCTCACAGGATAGCGTGGGGCGTGTTTTGCGCCGAACACGAATTGCCAAAAATTTGGAACTAGAACAAGTGACTGTCCCAATTGGAGTCCTGCTGGTCATCTTTGAGTCCCGCCCTGACTGTCTGCCCCAG GTGGCAGCCTTGGCTATTGCGAGTGGTAATGGCTTGTTACtcaaaggagggaaggaggccaCACACAGCAATCGGATTCTTCACCTTTTGGCCCAAGAGGCCCTCTCAATCCATGGAGTCAAAGAGGCCATACAGCTG GTGAATACCAGAGAAGAAGTGGAAGATCTTTGTCGCCTGGACAAAATGATAGATCTGATCATTCCACGGGGCTCTTCCCAGCTGGTCAGAGATATCCAGAAAGCTGCTAAGGGAATCCCGGTGATGGGGCACAGTGAGGGGATCTGCCACATGTATGTGGATTCAGAGGCCAGCGTCGATAAAGTCACCAGACTGG TCCGAGACTCTAAATGTGAATATCCAGCTGCCTGTAATGCTTTGGAGACTCTGTTAATCCACAGAGATCTGCTGAGAACACCGTTATTTGACCAGATCATTGACATGCTGAGAGTGGAACAG GTGAAAATTCACGCAGGCCCCAAGTTTGCCTCCTACCTGACCTTCAGCCCCTCTGAAGTAAAGTCCCTCCGAACGGAGTATGGGGACCTGGAATTGTGCATTGAAGTGGTGGACAGCGTCCAGGAGGCCATCGACCACATCCACAAGTATGGCAGCTCGCACACAGATGTCATCATCACAGAGAATG agaaaacagcagagtTCTTTCTCCAGCACGTAGATAGTGCCTGTGTGTTCTGGAATGCCAGCACTCGTTTCTCTGATGGCTACCGCTTTGGACTGG GAGCCGAAGTGGGCATCAGCACATCGAGGATCCACGCGCGGGGACCGGTAGGACTTGAGGGACTGCTCACTACTAAATGGCTGCTGCGAGGGCAGGACCACGTGGTCTCAGATTTCTCAGAGCATGGAAGTTTAAAATACCTTCACGagaacctccctgtgcctcagagAAACACCAACTGA
- the ALDH18A1 gene encoding delta-1-pyrroline-5-carboxylate synthase isoform X1 produces MLSQVYCSRFQPFRQRLLPWVQFSALSRSRAADRIQASAIRHVRSWSNIPFITVPLSRAHGKSFAHRSELKHAKRIVVKLGSAVVTRGDECGLALGRLASIVEQVSVLQNQGREMMLVTSGAVAFGKQRLRHEILLSQSVRQALHSGQNQLKEMAIPVLEARACAAAGQSGLMALYEAMFTQYSICAAQILVTNLDFHDEQKRRNLNGTLHELLRMNIVPIVNTNDAVVPPAEPNSDLQGVNVISVKDNDSLAARLAVEMKTDLLIVLSDVEGLFDSPPGSDDAKLIDIFYPGDQQSVTFGTKSRVGMGGMEAKVKAALWALQGGTSVVIANGTHPKVSGHVITDIVEGKKVGTFFSEVKPAGPTVEQQGEMARSGGRMLATLEPEQRAEIIHHLADLLTDQRDEILLANKKDLEEAEGRLAAPLLKRLSLSTSKLNSLAIGLRQIAASSQDSVGRVLRRTRIAKNLELEQVTVPIGVLLVIFESRPDCLPQVAALAIASGNGLLLKGGKEATHSNRILHLLAQEALSIHGVKEAIQLVNTREEVEDLCRLDKMIDLIIPRGSSQLVRDIQKAAKGIPVMGHSEGICHMYVDSEASVDKVTRLVRDSKCEYPAACNALETLLIHRDLLRTPLFDQIIDMLRVEQVKIHAGPKFASYLTFSPSEVKSLRTEYGDLELCIEVVDSVQEAIDHIHKYGSSHTDVIITENEKTAEFFLQHVDSACVFWNASTRFSDGYRFGLGAEVGISTSRIHARGPVGLEGLLTTKWLLRGQDHVVSDFSEHGSLKYLHENLPVPQRNTN; encoded by the exons ATGTTGAGTCAAGTCTACTGCTCCAGGTTCCAGCCCTTCCGCCAGCGTCTCCTGCCCTGGGTCCAATTCTCAGCCCTCTCCAGATCTC GAGCTGCAGATCGTATCCAGGCTTCAGCCATCAGACATGTTCGTTCTTGGAGCAATATCCCCTTTATCACTGTACCCCTCAGTCGTGCACACGGCAAGTCTTTCGCCCACCGCAGTGAGCTGAAGCATGCCAAGAGAATCGTGGTGAAGCTCGGAAGTGCTGTAGTAACGCGTGGGGATGAGTGTGGCCttgccctggggcgcctggcatCTATTGTTGAGCAG GTGTCAGTGCTACAGAACCAAGGCCGAGAGATGATGCTGGTGACCAGTGGAGCTGTAGCCTTTGGCAAGCAACGCTTGCGCCATGAGATCCTTCTGTCTCAGAGCGTCCGGCAGGCCCTGCACTCGGGTCAGAACCAGCTGAAAGAGATG GCAATTCCAGTCTTAGAAGCACGAGCCTGCGCAGCCGCCGGACAGAGTGGACTGATGGCCTTGTATGAGGCCATGTTTACCCAGTACAGCATCTGTGCTGCCCAG ATCTTGGTGACCAACTTGGATTTCCACGATGAGCAGAAGCGCCGGAACCTTAATGGGACACTGCATGAACTCCTCCGAATGAACATCGTCCCCATTGTCAACACAAATGATGCTGTCGTACCCCCAGCTGAGCCCAATAGTGATCTCCAGGGGGTAAAT GTTATTAGTGTTAAAGATAATGATAGCCTGGCTGCGCGTCTGGCCGTGGAAATGAAAACTGACCTCCTGATTGTTCTTTCAGATGTAGAAG GTCTCTTTGACAGTCCCCCAGGGTCAGATGATGCAAAGCTCATTGATATATTTTATCCTGGAGATCAGCAGTCTGTGACTTTTGGAACCAAGTCAAGAGTGGGAATGGGTGGCATGGAAGCCAAG GTGAAAGCGGCCCTCTGGGCTTTGCAAGGTGGCACTTCTGTGGTTATTGCCAACGGAACCCACCCAAAGGTGTCTGGGCATGTCATCACAGACATCGTGGAGGGAAAGAAAGTTGGCACCTTCTTTTCCGAAGTAAAGCCTGCAG GTCCTACCGTTGAGCAGCAGGGAGAAATGGCTCGATCAGGAGGAAGGATGTTGGCCACTTTGGAACCTGAGCAG AGAGCAGAGATTATCCATCATCTGGCTGATCTATTGACAGACCAACGTGATGAGATCCTGTTAGCCAACAAAAAAGActtggaggaggcagagg GAAGACTCGCAGCTCCCCTGCTGAAACGCCTGAGCCTCTCCACATCCAAATTGAATAGCCTGGCCATTGGTCTGCGACAAATTGCAGCCTCCTCACAGGATAGCGTGGGGCGTGTTTTGCGCCGAACACGAATTGCCAAAAATTTGGAACTAGAACAAGTGACTGTCCCAATTGGAGTCCTGCTGGTCATCTTTGAGTCCCGCCCTGACTGTCTGCCCCAG GTGGCAGCCTTGGCTATTGCGAGTGGTAATGGCTTGTTACtcaaaggagggaaggaggccaCACACAGCAATCGGATTCTTCACCTTTTGGCCCAAGAGGCCCTCTCAATCCATGGAGTCAAAGAGGCCATACAGCTG GTGAATACCAGAGAAGAAGTGGAAGATCTTTGTCGCCTGGACAAAATGATAGATCTGATCATTCCACGGGGCTCTTCCCAGCTGGTCAGAGATATCCAGAAAGCTGCTAAGGGAATCCCGGTGATGGGGCACAGTGAGGGGATCTGCCACATGTATGTGGATTCAGAGGCCAGCGTCGATAAAGTCACCAGACTGG TCCGAGACTCTAAATGTGAATATCCAGCTGCCTGTAATGCTTTGGAGACTCTGTTAATCCACAGAGATCTGCTGAGAACACCGTTATTTGACCAGATCATTGACATGCTGAGAGTGGAACAG GTGAAAATTCACGCAGGCCCCAAGTTTGCCTCCTACCTGACCTTCAGCCCCTCTGAAGTAAAGTCCCTCCGAACGGAGTATGGGGACCTGGAATTGTGCATTGAAGTGGTGGACAGCGTCCAGGAGGCCATCGACCACATCCACAAGTATGGCAGCTCGCACACAGATGTCATCATCACAGAGAATG agaaaacagcagagtTCTTTCTCCAGCACGTAGATAGTGCCTGTGTGTTCTGGAATGCCAGCACTCGTTTCTCTGATGGCTACCGCTTTGGACTGG GAGCCGAAGTGGGCATCAGCACATCGAGGATCCACGCGCGGGGACCGGTAGGACTTGAGGGACTGCTCACTACTAAATGGCTGCTGCGAGGGCAGGACCACGTGGTCTCAGATTTCTCAGAGCATGGAAGTTTAAAATACCTTCACGagaacctccctgtgcctcagagAAACACCAACTGA